A section of the Mesobacillus jeotgali genome encodes:
- a CDS encoding pyridoxal phosphate-dependent aminotransferase — protein sequence MEFKQSELLKSLPKQFFASLVQKVGSYTEKGADVINLGQGNPDQPTPEHIVEKLKIAAENPVNHKYSPFRGLSSLKQAAAAFYKREYGVDLDPEEEIAILFGGKAGLVEIPQCLLNPGDTILVPDPGYPDYWSGVELARAKMVKMPLREENDFLPNYTELSPEELAEAKLMFLNYPNNPTGAIADKEFFDQTIELAQKNEICVVHDFAYGAIGFDGKRPYSFLQSKGAKEVGIEIYTLSKTYNMAGWRVGFAAGNKSVIAAINLLQDHMYVSLFGAVQEAAAEALLGPQQCVSGLNNLYESRRNVLIEGLTNIGWRVTAPKGSFFAWLKVPEQFTSVEFADFLLEKAHIAVAPGIGFGEYGEGYVRVGLLTSEERLREAVNRIKSLEIFKKNIDNDL from the coding sequence ATGGAATTTAAACAATCGGAGTTATTGAAAAGCCTGCCCAAGCAGTTTTTTGCTTCACTCGTGCAAAAAGTGGGCTCGTACACTGAAAAAGGGGCGGATGTCATCAATCTTGGACAGGGAAATCCCGACCAGCCGACTCCAGAACATATTGTGGAGAAATTAAAGATTGCTGCGGAAAATCCGGTGAACCATAAATATTCTCCTTTTCGGGGATTAAGTTCATTAAAGCAAGCTGCGGCTGCGTTTTATAAAAGGGAATATGGTGTTGATCTTGACCCTGAAGAGGAAATCGCCATCCTGTTTGGCGGAAAGGCTGGTTTGGTTGAAATTCCTCAATGCCTTTTGAATCCAGGAGATACAATCCTTGTTCCTGATCCAGGATATCCCGACTATTGGTCTGGAGTTGAACTTGCCAGGGCCAAAATGGTAAAAATGCCACTGCGTGAAGAAAATGATTTCCTTCCAAATTACACTGAATTAAGTCCAGAGGAACTTGCCGAAGCAAAATTAATGTTTTTGAACTATCCTAATAATCCAACAGGTGCAATTGCTGATAAAGAGTTTTTTGATCAAACAATCGAACTGGCCCAAAAAAATGAAATATGTGTAGTCCACGATTTTGCCTATGGGGCTATTGGTTTTGACGGGAAACGCCCATATAGCTTTTTGCAATCCAAGGGAGCCAAAGAGGTTGGAATCGAGATTTATACATTGTCGAAAACATATAATATGGCCGGCTGGCGTGTAGGTTTCGCTGCAGGAAACAAGAGTGTAATTGCCGCCATTAATTTACTTCAGGATCATATGTATGTCAGTTTGTTTGGTGCTGTGCAGGAAGCAGCGGCAGAAGCATTGCTAGGGCCCCAGCAATGTGTATCAGGGCTGAATAATTTGTATGAATCCAGAAGAAACGTGCTCATTGAAGGGTTAACAAATATTGGCTGGAGGGTTACTGCACCGAAAGGGTCTTTTTTCGCCTGGCTTAAGGTTCCGGAACAGTTTACCTCAGTTGAGTTCGCTGATTTTCTATTGGAAAAAGCCCATATTGCCGTGGCACCGGGAATCGGTTTTGGAGAGTATGGTGAAGGCTATGTGCGGGTAGGTCTTCTTACATCTGAAGAAAGACTGAGGGAAGCAGTCAACAGAATTAAAAGCTTAGAAATTTTCAAAAAAAATATTGACAATGATTTGTGA
- the mtnW gene encoding 2,3-diketo-5-methylthiopentyl-1-phosphate enolase: MSEITATYIVHDDKHNPQKKAEGIALGLTIGSWTDLPELDQKQLKKHKGRVVSVEGSSLDANSETVATIKIAYPAINYSADIPAILTTVFGKLSLDGKVKLIDLDFGHELKKAFPGPRFGIEGIRNKVNVHDRPLLMSIFKGVIGRDLTYLLKQLKEQSLGGVDLIKDDEILFENELAPFEKRITSGKQVLEEVYETTGHRTLYAANLTGRTTQLRDKARKAAELGADALLFNVFAYGLDVLQELREDDEIGIPIMAHPAVSGAFTSAAEYGFSHSLLLGKLLRYAGADFSLFPSPYGSVALEKQQAISIAEALTVEDRFKRTFPVPSAGIHPGMVPLLVEDFGLDSIINAGGGVHGHPGGAQGGGKAFRQAIDTVLGGKSLEEGALEYEELKTAIDLWGSTEAVAK; encoded by the coding sequence ATGAGTGAAATTACAGCAACTTATATAGTCCATGACGATAAGCATAATCCGCAGAAAAAAGCAGAGGGCATAGCGCTTGGCTTGACTATAGGATCCTGGACCGATTTGCCAGAACTCGACCAAAAACAATTAAAAAAGCATAAGGGAAGAGTTGTTTCTGTTGAAGGATCCAGTTTAGATGCCAATTCGGAAACAGTGGCGACCATTAAAATCGCTTATCCGGCAATTAATTATTCCGCAGACATTCCGGCGATTCTTACAACAGTTTTTGGCAAGCTATCGCTCGATGGAAAAGTGAAACTGATTGATCTTGATTTCGGGCATGAATTGAAAAAGGCATTCCCGGGTCCGCGATTTGGAATTGAAGGAATCCGAAATAAGGTGAATGTGCATGACAGGCCGCTGCTGATGAGCATCTTCAAAGGGGTTATCGGCCGCGACCTTACTTACCTGTTGAAGCAGTTAAAAGAACAAAGTCTTGGCGGGGTAGACCTTATTAAGGATGACGAAATATTGTTTGAAAATGAACTTGCTCCATTTGAAAAACGAATCACGTCTGGGAAACAGGTTCTCGAGGAAGTATATGAAACTACTGGTCACAGAACCTTGTATGCTGCTAATCTGACGGGCAGAACAACTCAACTGAGGGACAAAGCAAGAAAAGCAGCTGAGCTTGGAGCCGACGCTCTGCTGTTCAATGTTTTTGCTTATGGTCTCGATGTGCTGCAGGAGTTAAGGGAAGACGATGAAATTGGCATACCCATTATGGCGCATCCAGCGGTTAGCGGGGCTTTCACATCAGCTGCTGAGTATGGTTTTTCGCATTCATTGCTGCTCGGCAAGCTTCTCCGATATGCTGGCGCTGATTTTTCATTGTTCCCATCGCCATATGGAAGTGTCGCTCTTGAAAAGCAGCAGGCCATTTCGATTGCTGAGGCTTTGACAGTTGAGGACCGCTTCAAGAGAACCTTCCCTGTACCGTCCGCAGGAATCCATCCAGGAATGGTACCCCTCCTAGTAGAGGATTTCGGGTTAGATTCAATCATCAATGCTGGCGGAGGTGTCCATGGCCATCCTGGCGGAGCACAGGGCGGAGGTAAAGCCTTCAGGCAGGCTATTGACACTGTGCTCGGAGGTAAATCGCTTGAAGAAGGCGCTCTTGAATACGAGGAGTTAAAAACTGCAATAGACCTTTGGGGCTCAACTGAGGCAGTAGCAAAATGA